The DNA region CCGTCTCGTACTCCACGTGAGCCGTGTTGATCGTGATACCGCGAGCCTTCTCTTCCGGCGCCGCGTCGATCTCGTCGTAACGCTTTGCTTCCGCCTGGCCCAACGCGGCCAACGTCATCGTGATCGCAGCCGTCAACGTGGTCTTGCCATGGTCGACGTGCCCGATGGTGCCGATGTTCACGTGCGTCTTGTTACGCTCGAACTTTTGCCGTGCCATATCGTTAAACGTTCCTTTCTTGCATCTTAACCTAAGTTATATAGAAGGAGGGCGGCGAAAACTTGCTTCGGAACGAACGCCCGATCAAGCTTTCGCCGCGCAAGGAGGTCAGGCCTTGACGCCCTTGACCTTCGCGATAATGCCTTCCGCGATGTTCTTGGGCACCTCGTCGTAGTGACTCGGCTCCATCGAATACGTGCCACGACCCTGGGTCGCGGAGCGAAGGTCGGTGGAATAGCCAAACATCTCGGCCAGAGGAACCATCAAACGAATCGTTTGAAGTCCCATCGCCACTTCCATCCCTTCCACCACGCCACGCCGACGGCCTTGAAGGTCACCGATGACGTCGCCGGTGTACTCTTCAGGCACCACGACCTCAACCTTCATGATGGGCTCGAGCAGGACGGGGTTGGCCTTGGCGGCACCTTCCTTCAGCGCCATCGAACCGGCGATCTTGAAGGCCATTTCGTTCGAGTCCACATCGTGGTAGGAACCGTCGAAAATGGTGACCTTGACGTCGATCAACTGGAAGCCAGCCATCACGCCGCCGCCAAGAGCCTCTTCGACACCCTTTTCGACTGCCGGGATGTAC from Candidatus Sericytochromatia bacterium includes:
- a CDS encoding GTP-binding protein — its product is MARQKFERNKTHVNIGTIGHVDHGKTTLTAAITMTLAALGQAEAKRYDEIDAAPEEKARGITINTAHVEYET